In Vitis riparia cultivar Riparia Gloire de Montpellier isolate 1030 chromosome 19, EGFV_Vit.rip_1.0, whole genome shotgun sequence, the following proteins share a genomic window:
- the LOC117909032 gene encoding chloride channel protein CLC-f, which yields MEMSGGELSDQSHLLRSNGEGDVEVGGGGGGNSKSKGIKDLLKHHLDRGFSGRRLSFKRLESNRERDLHNHHHSSFDHADLGDALGDSAPPEWALLLIGCLLGLATGLCVAAFNRGVHVIHEWAWAGTPNEGAAWLRLQRLADTWHRILLIPVTGGVVVGMMHGLLEILDQIKQSSSSQRQGFDLLAAVSPTIKAIQAAVTLGTGCSLGPEGPSVDIGKSCANGFSVMMENNRERKIALVAAGAAAGIASGFNAAVAGCFFAIETVLRPLRAENSPPFTTAMIILASVISSTVSNVLLGEKPAFTVPVYELKSAAELPLYLILGMLCGVVSVAFTRLVAWYSKSFELIKEKFGLPAVVCPALGGLGAGIIALKYPGILYWGFTNVEEILHTGKSASAPGIGLLAQLAAAKVVATALCKGSGLVGGLYAPSLMIGAAVGAVFGGSAAELINSAIPGNAAVAQPQAYALVGMAATLASVCSVPLTSVLLLFELTKDYRILLPLMGAVGLAIWVPSVANQAKETEASDTRSPSRAYSFVSPVEDKNEGIWRQTGDGDSLELSVIGNSSDNEAINDDVLLEDLKVSQAMSKNFVKVSSTMTLKEATKCMHDRQQNCVLVVDGEDFLEGILTYGDIKRYLSKKSKEAPKGDSSLPDVNASLVSSVCTRGMSYRGRARGLLTCYPDTDLASAKELMEAKGIKQLPVVKRGGEPKKERKRSIVAILHYDSIWNFLREVMNGRIPVYQQRKEENIGG from the exons ATGGAAATGTCGGGAGGGGAATTGAGCGATCAGAGTCATCTCCTGAGATCGAACGGAGAAGGGGACGTGGaagttggaggaggaggagggggcAACAGCAAGAGTAAAGGTATTAAGGATCTACTGAAGCATCACCTGGATCGAGGATTCTCCGGACGCCGTCTCAGCTTCAAGCGATTGGAGAGTAATAGGGAGAGAGACCTCCACAACCATCACCATTCCTCTTTTGATCACGCCGACCTCGGCGATGCCCTCGGCGACAGCGCCCCTCCCGAATGGGCTTTGCTCCTTATTGGCTGTCTTCTCGGCCTCGCCACCGGTCTTTGTGTTGCAGCCTTCAATCGTGGG GTGCATGTAATACATGAATGGGCTTGGGCTGGAACTCCAAATGAGGGTGCTGCTTGGCTCCGGTTACAAAGACTAGCTGATACTTGGCATCGGATACTTTTAATACCTGTCACTGGAGGAGTTGTTGTTGGCATGATGCATGGTTTACTTGAAATATTAGACCAAATAAAGCAGTCCAGTTCTTCTCAAAGGCAAGGTTTTGATTTGCTTGCTGCTGTCTCCCCTACAATCAAGGCCATCCAGGCTGCTGTGACCTTAGGCACTGGTTGTTCCTTGGGTCCTGAAGGCCCTAGTGTAGATATTGGTAAATCATGTGCAAATGGATTCTCAGTAATGATGGAAAACAATAGAGAACGAAAGATAGCTCTCGTTGCCGCCGGGGCCGCAGCTGGCATTGCTTCAG GTTTTAATGCAGCTGTTGCTGGTTGTTTCTTTGCCATTGAAACGGTGTTAAGGCCTCTTCGTGCAGAGAACTCACCTCCATTCACAACTGCAATGATAATATTGGCCTCTGTTATTTCATCTACTGTGTCCAATGTTTTACTTGGGGAGAAACCAGCTTTTACAGTGCCTGTGTATGAACTGAAATCTGCAGCTG AATTACCTTTGTACCTGATATTAGGTATGCTATGTGGGGTTGTTAGTGTAGCATTCACCCGCTTGGTCGCATGGTACTCTAAATCATTTGAacttatcaaagaaaaatttggCCTTCCTGCTGTTGTATGCCCTGCTCTAGGTGGCTTGGGAGCTGGGATAATAGCTCTTAAGTATCCTGGAATACTTTACTGGGGTTTCACAAATGTTGAAGAAATTCTACATACTGGGAAGAGTGCTTCAGCGCCTGGAATCGGGCTATTAGCTCAACTAGCAGCAGCCAAAGTTGTGGCAACAGCTCTGTGCAAGGGATCTGGGCTTGTAGGTGGCCTCTATGCTCCGAGTTTGATGATTGGTGCTGCTGTTGGTGCAGTCTTTGGGGGTTCAGCAGCAGAACTTATCAATTCAGCTATTCCGGGAAATGCCGCTGTTGCGCAGCCACAGGCATATGCATTG GTTGGGATGGCTGCTACATTAGCTTCAGTTTGTTCTGTACCCTTGACATCAGTTCTACTTCTGTTTGAGCTGACAAAAGATTATAGGATATTGCTTCCTCTCATG GGAGCTGTTGGATTAGCAATTTGGGTTCCTTCTGTGGCAAACCAGGCCAAGGAGACTGAAGCATCTGATACAAGGAGTCCATCAAGAGCTTATTCCTTTGTTTCGCCGGTTGAAGATAAAAATGAGGGCATTTGGAGACAAACTGGTGATGGAGATAGTCTAGAACTCTCTGTTATAGGAAATTCTTCCGACAATGAAGCAATTAATGATGATGTACTTCTGGAAGATTTGAAg GTTTCCCAAGCCATGTCAAAGAACTTTGTGAAGGTTTCATCAACCATGACCTTGAAAGAAGCAACAAAATGTATGCATGACCGGCAGCAGAATTGTGTGCTTGTGGTTGATGGTGAAGATTTTCTGGAGGGAATCCTAACTTATGGCGACATTAAACGTTATCTGTCCAAGAAGTCCAAGGAGGCTCCTAAGGGTGATTCATCACTTCCTGAT GTAAATGCAAGTCTTGTTTCCTCTGTGTGTACTCGAGGGATGAGCTACCGTGGGCGAGCCCGTGGACTTTTAACTTGTTATCCAGACACTGACTTAGCAAGTGCAAAGGAGCTAATGGAAGCTAAGGGAATCAAGCAGTTGCCTGTGGTTAAGCGTGGTGGtgaaccaaaaaaagaaagaaagcgcAGCATTGTTGCTATTCTTCATTATGATTCAATATGGAACTTTCTCAG AGAGGTGATGAATGGCAGAATACCAGTCTATCAGCAGAGGAAAGAAGAGAATATTGGTGGTTAA
- the LOC117908190 gene encoding uncharacterized protein LOC117908190 produces the protein MKLHLAGVKGDIGPCKSVPPNVRFRMENSLQEFVNAKKATKEADKYRNPYGPNVSQFEGDMAEGEEEVQEMQSPMAASSGKRKKSTVGKYFAPRNTEGAQLSMRSVLVGKEATWKADMEVGRFFYDACIPTNTVNSFYFKPMLDVISAIGPGYKGPNYYQLQINLLKDAKKEVQLLVDSYRAIWAKVGCTIMGDGWTDNKQRTFINFLVYCPEGISFVKFVDASDIVKDATNLFQLFDEVIEWVGPLNVVHVVTDNAANYVAAGRLISQRHKHINWSPCVAHCLNLILKDIGKIDHVAELVRRASKVTIFVYNYVALLSWLRKRE, from the coding sequence ATGAAACTACATCTTGCTGGAGTGAAAGGAGATATTGGTCCATGTAAATCGGTTCCACCTAATGTCAGATTTCGCATGGAAAATTCTTTGCAAGAGTTTGTGAATGCTAAGAAAGCAACCAAAGAAGCAgataaatatagaaatccttatGGTCCTAATGTGTCACAATTTGAAGGGGATATGGCAGAAGGTGAAGAAGAGGTTCAAGAAATGCAAAGTCCTATGGCAGCTAGtagtggaaaaaggaaaaaatcaacaGTGGGTAAGTATTTTGCACCAAGAAATACTGAAGGAGCTCAACTTTCCATGAGGAGTGTGCTAGTTGGGAAAGAAGCTACTTGGAAAGCGGATATGGAGGTTGGGAGATTCTTTTATGATGCATGCATTCCTACTAATACTGTGAATTCCTTCTACTTCAAGCCAATGTTAGATGTTATATCTGCAATTGGTCCTGGATATAAGGGTCCAAATTACTATCAGTTGCAGattaatcttttaaaggatGCCAAGAAGGAAGTTCAGTTACTTGTGGACTCTTATCGTGCAATTTGGGCAAAAGTTGGGTGTACAATAATGGGTGATGGTTGGACAGATAATAAACAAAGAACATTCATCAACTTCCTTGTGTATTGTCCTGAAGGAATATCGTTTGTGAAATTTGTTGATGCTTCGGACATTGTCAAGGATGCAACTaatttgtttcagttatttGATGAGGTGATTGAATGGGTGGGTCCACTCAATGTAGTTCATGTAGTGACTGATAATGCAGCAAATTATGTGGCCGCGGGGAGATTGATTTCTCAAAGGCATAAACACATTAATTGGTCACCTTGTGTAGCTCATTGTCTTAATTTGATCTTGAAGGATATTGGTAAGATAGACCATGTTGCTGAACTTGTAAGACGTGCATCAAAGGTGACAATTTTTGTGTATAATTATGTTGCTTTGTtaagttggttgagaaaaagGGAATGA